From Anopheles coluzzii chromosome 3, AcolN3, whole genome shotgun sequence, the proteins below share one genomic window:
- the LOC120954833 gene encoding pickpocket protein 28-like, translated as MDSRSVSNFELKAINAWDKRNFTRGIKSLFLEYCSNSTVHGIKYFGCKRRTLFEKIWWIATFLLSVYGCGRLIQNIYRKWEQTPVIVSFAEKSTPVWQIPFPAVTICPETKARSEYLNFSQVYFQMNDTWRDEMANETYDRFRAVAQVCDAHILRGVSLNQTTDPACVDLLKNVSMPLESALFFCKWRNDAGLCSEFFTETITEEGICFTFNSQSAGEMLRLDELHSDYEYISEKRQSPLWSLEKGYAENTDLDTYPVRVLGAGARAGLYVLLNLYERDTDFICRGPVQGFKILLHTSSEYPQVSKQYYRVPLHQEVIISVKPQMITTSDGLRDYTPERRQCFFNHERHLKYFKVYTQQNCELECTTNYTLRKCGCVKFSMPRDDRTEVCGASKIDCYNDAEDELLEEDVKFIVDKSRDYRAKCNCLPACTSVQYDAEISQADLDWKSLFSAFRQSLGEQDGAQFARLTIYFKEAQFITSKRSELYGVTDFLANCGGLLGLFMGVSLLSLAELIYFCSIRPFTILRAYRAKRRESNVFFDAPPPIVEKPKDF; from the exons ATGGATTCGCGGTCGGTGAGCAATTTCGAGCTGAAAGCCATCAACGCGTGGGATAAGCGCAACTTCACGCGCGGCATCAAGAGTTTGTTTCTGGAGTACTGCTCCAACAGTACCGTGCACGGCATCAAGTACTTTGGctgcaagcgacgaaccctgtTCGAGAA GATATGGTGGATCGCGACGTTCCTGCTGTCGGTGTACGGGTGCGGCCGGCTGATCCAGAACATTTACCGCAAGTGGGAACAGACGCCGGTGATTGTGAGCTTCGCGGAAAAGTCCACCCCGGTGTGGCAGATCCCATTCCCCGCCGTCACGATCTGCCCGGAAACGAAGGCCCGCAGCGAGTACCTTAACTTCTCGCAGGTATACTTTCAGATGAACGATACCTGGCGCGACGAGATGGCCAACGAAAC TTACGATCGCTTCCGTGCCGTTGCCCAGGTGTGCGATGCGCACATTCTTCGTGGCGTCAGCTTGAATCAAACGACCGATCCGGCCTGCGTGGATCTGCTGAAGAATGTGTCGATGCCGCTCGAGTCGGCACTGTTCTTCTGCAAATGGCGCAACGATGCGGGGCTGTGCAGCGAGTTCTTCACGGAAACGATCACCGAGGAAGGGATCTGTTTCACGTTCAACTCCCAGTCTGCGGGGGAAATGTTAAGGTTGGACGAGCTGCACAGTGACTATGAGTACATCTCGGAGAAGCGACAGTCTCCGCTGTGGTCGCTAGAGAAGGGCTATGCAGAGAATACCGATCTCGATACGTATCCGGTGCGAGTACTGGGTGCCGGTGCACGGGCAGGACTGTACGTGCTGTTAAATCTGTACGAGCGGGATACGGATTTTATTTGTCGT GGCCCTGTGCAAGGATTTAAAATATTGCTCCACACGTCCAGCGAGTATCCGCAGGTGTCGAAGCAGTACTATCGCGTCCCGCTCCACCAGGAAGTAATCATATCGGTCAAACCGCAGATGATTACCACCTCCGATGGGCTGCGCGACTACACCCCGGAAAG GCGACAGTGCTTCTTCAACCACGAGCGCCACCTCAAATACTTCAAGGTGTACACGCAGCAAAACTGTGAGCTGGAGTGCACCACCAACTACACGCTGCGCAAGTGCGGCTGCGTCAAGTTCTCGATGCCCCGGGACGACCGGACGGAGGTGTGCGGCGCGAGCAAGATCGACTGCTACAACGATGCGGaggacgagctgctcgaggaGGACGTCAAGTTCATCGTGGACAAATCGCGCGACTATCGCGCCAAGTGCAACTGTCTGCCGGCCTGTACGTCCGTACAGTACGATGCGGAAATCTCGCAGGCCGATCTCGACTGGAAGAGCCTGTTCTCCGCGTTCCGCCAGTCGCTTGGCGAGCAGGACGGGGCACAGTTTGCCCGGCTGACGATCTACTTCAAGGAGGCACAGTTTATCACGTCGAAGCGGAGCGAGCTGTACGGTGTGACCGATTTTCTGGCCAACTGTGGCGGGCTGCTGGGGCTGTTCATGGGCGTGAGTTTGCTGAGCTTGGCCGAGCTGATTTACTTCTGCTCGATACGACCGTTCACCATACTGCGCGCGTATCGGGCCAAGCGGCGCGAATCGAACGTCTTCTTCGATGCGCCACCGCCAATCGTCGAGAAGCCGAAAGACTTTTAA